Proteins encoded by one window of Kribbella italica:
- a CDS encoding nuclear transport factor 2 family protein, whose amino-acid sequence MTARADQFAVALNKLDETGDARPIAQLFADDAELTRPQLRDDPAGGPEPFWTAYQQQFHDLATSFTRIEEVGDLAVLEWSSQGRLATGRPIQYAGVSVLNFDDTDRIVRFATYFDTAAFTMPTSQDTD is encoded by the coding sequence ATGACGGCCCGCGCAGACCAGTTCGCCGTCGCGCTGAACAAGCTCGACGAGACCGGTGACGCGCGACCGATCGCGCAACTGTTCGCCGACGACGCCGAACTGACCAGGCCCCAACTCCGCGACGATCCGGCCGGGGGACCGGAACCGTTCTGGACCGCCTACCAGCAGCAGTTCCACGACCTCGCGACCAGCTTCACCCGGATCGAGGAGGTCGGTGATCTCGCCGTACTGGAGTGGTCCTCCCAGGGCCGGCTGGCCACGGGCCGACCGATCCAGTACGCCGGGGTGTCGGTGCTGAACTTCGACGACACCGACCGGATCGTCCGCTTCGCTACCTACTTCGACACCGCCGCCTTCACCATGCCGACTTCACAGGACACCGACTGA
- a CDS encoding sigma-70 family RNA polymerase sigma factor has protein sequence MFTVQELDQSVVPVNCSTPRQRALREAATQELLRARAAAADELERQQLLEQAVELNLEVARAIARRFRGRGAEDDDLEQVACLGLIKAVRGYRIGDGVPFIGYAVPTIRGEVKRFFRDCSWTVRIPRRLQDLQGKIARTLPLLAQELGREPTPEEVAGRLGVDSKEVREADAARGCFNVLSLDRPGGSGDGDLSLLDMVADEEDPHLRRFEAIDQLGPLIDDLSARDRRILELAFIENWRQVDIGRDLGISQMQVSRLLSKILTGLRERLQPTGAVA, from the coding sequence GTGTTTACCGTTCAAGAACTCGATCAATCTGTTGTTCCGGTCAACTGTTCGACGCCTCGGCAGCGCGCGCTGCGAGAAGCGGCGACGCAGGAATTGCTGCGGGCTCGAGCTGCAGCTGCCGATGAGCTCGAGCGGCAGCAGCTGCTGGAGCAGGCCGTCGAACTCAATCTGGAAGTCGCGCGCGCGATCGCGCGTCGCTTCCGGGGGCGTGGCGCCGAGGACGACGACCTCGAGCAGGTCGCATGTCTCGGTCTGATTAAGGCGGTCCGCGGCTACCGGATCGGTGACGGCGTGCCGTTCATCGGGTACGCCGTACCGACGATCCGCGGCGAGGTGAAGCGGTTCTTCCGTGACTGCAGCTGGACGGTTCGCATTCCCCGCCGGCTGCAGGACTTGCAAGGCAAGATCGCGCGCACATTGCCGTTGCTGGCGCAGGAGCTGGGTCGTGAGCCCACGCCGGAAGAAGTCGCCGGACGCCTCGGCGTGGACAGCAAGGAGGTGCGCGAGGCCGATGCCGCCAGAGGCTGCTTCAACGTGCTGTCGCTGGACCGGCCAGGCGGCTCGGGGGACGGTGACCTGTCACTGCTCGACATGGTCGCAGACGAGGAGGATCCTCACCTGCGCCGGTTCGAAGCGATCGACCAGCTGGGCCCGTTGATCGATGACCTCAGTGCGCGGGATCGGCGGATTCTCGAGCTCGCCTTCATCGAGAACTGGCGTCAGGTCGACATCGGGCGTGATCTGGGGATCAGCCAGATGCAGGTCTCGCGGCTGCTGTCCAAGATCCTCACCGGGCTCCGAGAACGACTGCAGCCAACCGGAGCCGTGGCCTGA
- a CDS encoding pyridoxamine 5'-phosphate oxidase family protein — protein MTENRDAVQHVAELVDRAKISMLTTMTGTGKHVSRPMAVQEVEFDGDLWFFAYDRSDKVTQLQANPQVNVSFSNDKASEWTSISGSAEIVHDRDKAEELWSAPLKVWFPDGLDTPGLTLIKIHAESAEYWDSPKSKVVQLIGAARAAVTGDPDKFPGTNEEVSLKGDPS, from the coding sequence ATGACCGAGAACCGTGACGCCGTACAGCATGTCGCTGAGCTCGTCGATCGCGCGAAGATCAGCATGCTGACCACCATGACCGGTACGGGGAAGCACGTCAGCCGGCCGATGGCTGTGCAGGAGGTCGAGTTCGACGGTGACCTGTGGTTCTTCGCCTACGACCGGTCCGACAAGGTGACCCAGCTTCAGGCGAATCCGCAGGTCAACGTGAGCTTCTCCAACGACAAGGCCAGCGAATGGACGTCGATCTCGGGCAGCGCCGAGATCGTCCACGACCGGGACAAGGCCGAAGAGCTGTGGTCCGCGCCGCTCAAGGTCTGGTTTCCGGACGGCCTCGACACCCCTGGGCTGACGTTGATCAAGATCCACGCCGAGAGCGCCGAGTACTGGGACAGCCCCAAGAGCAAGGTCGTTCAGCTGATCGGCGCCGCACGCGCAGCGGTCACCGGAGATCCGGACAAGTTCCCCGGCACCAACGAGGAAGTCTCACTGAAGGGCGACCCCTCATGA